From the genome of Cytobacillus firmus, one region includes:
- a CDS encoding amidohydrolase, with the protein MDSSFLKEITPQLIKWRRTLHALPELGFMEYITTYRIGKELEKMGFKLYIGKDALEENSRMGLPAQTDLEAQEKKAREWGVEESWLDQMRGGNTGLVAVWDTGRTGDHVGFRFDIDALPINESADPAHRPAQYEFISKEENVMHSCGHDGHTAIGLGVAQYISSHSDQLKGRFTLLFQPAEEGGRGARAMTDKGWLDDVDYFYSGHIGIKSLPVGTIAAITPGFLASTKYNAYFKGVSSHAGINPELGKNALLAATTAANNLYGIPRHHDGVTRVNVGKLAAGSGRNIIPGDSYMEIEVRGETPEIAQYMAEKATRILQAAADMHDVSCTLEAVGVTEVVVCDEELIPKITEWCASSELVKEVLPSVPVSGSEDVSFMMNRVQKHGGKATFMLFGTKLDYPHHHPQFDFDEDALLVAVDAYIHILNGGSAI; encoded by the coding sequence ATGGACAGCAGCTTTTTAAAGGAAATAACTCCCCAGCTGATCAAATGGCGGCGCACTTTACATGCACTGCCTGAACTGGGGTTCATGGAGTACATCACTACATACCGGATCGGAAAAGAACTGGAAAAGATGGGTTTCAAACTTTATATAGGTAAAGACGCGCTTGAAGAGAATTCCCGTATGGGGCTTCCTGCACAAACTGATCTGGAGGCACAAGAGAAAAAGGCAAGGGAATGGGGAGTTGAAGAGTCCTGGCTCGATCAAATGCGCGGCGGCAATACCGGGCTTGTGGCAGTCTGGGATACTGGCAGAACAGGAGACCATGTTGGTTTCCGCTTTGATATTGACGCCCTGCCGATAAATGAATCAGCAGATCCTGCCCATCGTCCAGCTCAATACGAATTTATCTCAAAAGAAGAGAATGTGATGCATTCGTGCGGACATGACGGACATACCGCCATCGGCCTTGGGGTTGCTCAGTATATTTCTTCCCATAGTGACCAGCTTAAGGGCCGCTTTACCCTTTTGTTTCAGCCGGCAGAAGAAGGTGGTCGAGGGGCTCGGGCCATGACAGACAAAGGCTGGCTTGATGATGTTGATTATTTTTATTCAGGCCACATCGGCATTAAGTCCCTGCCCGTTGGAACAATCGCAGCCATAACGCCAGGATTTCTGGCTTCAACCAAATACAATGCATATTTTAAAGGAGTTTCCTCACATGCCGGCATCAATCCCGAACTCGGGAAAAATGCTTTATTGGCAGCGACAACAGCTGCTAACAACCTTTACGGCATTCCGCGCCACCATGATGGTGTCACCAGGGTGAATGTTGGGAAGCTGGCCGCAGGAAGCGGCAGGAACATCATCCCGGGCGACAGCTATATGGAAATTGAGGTACGTGGTGAGACTCCGGAAATTGCACAATATATGGCTGAAAAAGCGACCCGGATTCTTCAGGCGGCAGCAGATATGCACGATGTGTCCTGCACACTTGAAGCAGTCGGAGTTACGGAAGTGGTTGTCTGTGATGAAGAGCTGATCCCGAAAATTACCGAATGGTGTGCATCAAGCGAGCTTGTGAAGGAAGTGCTGCCATCTGTCCCTGTCTCCGGATCGGAAGATGTCAGCTTTATGATGAACAGGGTCCAGAAGCATGGCGGCAAAGCTACGTTTATGCTGTTTGGAACGAAGCTTGACTATCCTCACCACCATCCTCAATTCGATTTTGACGAAGATGCTTTACTGGTTGCGGTCGATGCTTATATTCATATCTTAAATGGCGGTTCGGCCATTTAG
- a CDS encoding DUF1672 family protein, translating into MPMKKIFLLVLIGLSIFLGGCSYFFRDSEEEHIQKVYIRVQDYTGEEYRQPYGKKTDKIAEANQDVIEEATIKYFKETYKTDVKVHNMVGVLEGVKVFVESIGEPHFYTYAYVQIQDNKVLPHLIGAEKYKIQEAIQGGLYHMIFEEEFQKLDGYLESLAEEGRVTGKTKAALQNAGGLGFMTPYYFINMLSAEAAIKPVYDLYLRKPDASKKELRNAFAENLFDLENLSINIQLFMSDKGAEPSEEIFNRVTRDLEEMSGIPKGSYSFTLNDNLIQRETSQGVKDNSLRRSYPDYIVRD; encoded by the coding sequence ATGCCTATGAAAAAAATATTCCTGCTTGTACTAATTGGGTTGTCTATTTTTCTTGGAGGGTGTTCCTATTTCTTTCGTGATAGTGAAGAGGAACATATTCAAAAGGTGTATATCCGTGTTCAGGATTACACTGGAGAAGAATACCGTCAGCCTTACGGGAAAAAAACGGATAAGATTGCTGAAGCAAACCAGGATGTGATTGAGGAAGCCACAATTAAATATTTCAAGGAAACATACAAAACCGATGTGAAGGTTCATAATATGGTCGGTGTACTGGAGGGTGTTAAGGTATTTGTGGAATCAATAGGTGAACCGCATTTTTATACTTATGCTTATGTACAGATCCAGGATAATAAGGTACTGCCTCACCTCATCGGGGCTGAGAAATACAAAATACAGGAAGCCATTCAGGGCGGTTTATATCACATGATTTTTGAAGAAGAGTTTCAAAAGCTCGATGGGTATTTAGAGTCCCTTGCAGAAGAAGGGCGCGTAACGGGGAAAACAAAGGCAGCACTTCAGAATGCAGGCGGTCTCGGTTTTATGACTCCCTATTATTTTATTAACATGCTCAGTGCTGAGGCAGCGATTAAACCAGTATATGACCTATACTTAAGAAAACCTGATGCCAGTAAAAAAGAGTTAAGGAATGCCTTTGCTGAAAACCTATTTGACTTAGAAAATCTCTCTATTAATATTCAGCTGTTCATGAGCGATAAAGGTGCAGAGCCGAGTGAGGAAATTTTCAATCGGGTAACCAGGGATCTCGAAGAAATGAGCGGTATTCCCAAAGGGTCCTATAGCTTTACTTTAAAT